In one Rugosibacter aromaticivorans genomic region, the following are encoded:
- a CDS encoding proline--tRNA ligase: protein MRASQFFIATLKEAPSDAEIVSHQLMLRAGLIRRLAGGIYTWMPMGLRVLRKVETIVREEMNRAGGIELLMPAVQPFELWEESGRGPQYGPELLRFKDRHQRDFVIGPTHEEVITDIVRREVKSYRQLPRNFYQIQTKFRDEIRPRFGVMRGREFLMKDGYSFHTSFADLEREYRSMHDAYTRIFTRLGLKFRAVAADTGSIGGTGSHEFHVLADSGEDAIAFCPTSDYAANVELAEAVTPQKIGAGETAAIEKCEKKATPGKTKCADVADFLNAPLTQTVKAVAVMAGSAREIGQFVLLLLRGDHELNEIKAQKLIGEFRFARDEEIVAALGCKPGYIGPVGFNGRIIADRAVAVMNNFICGANAEGYHLTGANFSRDLPLPAEIADIRNVVAGDPSPDGKGTLELCRGIEVGHIFQLRTKYAEALKCTFLDEQGKEQIMEMGCYGIGVSRIIGAAIEQGHDERGIVFPAGIAPFAVVIVPMAYGKSTMVKTAADALYAELLAAGIDVVLDDRDERPGSMFADWELIGVPHRVVVGERGLKDGKLEYKGRSDVDATLVAADEITGFLQQKLCA, encoded by the coding sequence ATGCGCGCCAGCCAGTTTTTCATTGCCACCCTCAAAGAAGCCCCCTCGGACGCCGAGATTGTCAGTCATCAGCTCATGCTGCGCGCCGGGCTGATTCGGCGTCTTGCCGGGGGCATCTATACCTGGATGCCGATGGGTTTGCGCGTGCTGCGCAAAGTAGAGACCATCGTGCGCGAGGAAATGAATCGCGCCGGAGGCATCGAGCTGCTGATGCCCGCCGTGCAACCTTTCGAGCTGTGGGAAGAATCCGGCCGCGGCCCGCAATACGGCCCTGAACTGCTGCGCTTCAAGGATCGCCACCAGCGTGATTTTGTCATTGGCCCAACGCACGAGGAAGTGATTACCGATATCGTGCGTCGCGAAGTGAAAAGTTATCGCCAGTTGCCCCGAAATTTTTACCAGATTCAGACCAAATTCCGCGACGAAATCCGGCCACGGTTTGGCGTCATGCGCGGGCGCGAGTTTTTGATGAAAGATGGCTATTCGTTCCACACCTCGTTCGCCGATCTGGAGCGCGAATACCGCAGCATGCATGACGCCTATACACGCATCTTCACGCGGCTTGGTCTTAAGTTCCGCGCCGTGGCGGCGGATACCGGTTCGATTGGCGGCACCGGCTCGCACGAGTTTCATGTGCTGGCTGATTCGGGCGAAGACGCCATCGCCTTTTGCCCGACATCGGACTACGCTGCGAACGTCGAACTGGCTGAAGCTGTCACACCACAAAAAATCGGCGCTGGTGAGACGGCGGCAATAGAAAAATGCGAGAAAAAAGCGACTCCAGGCAAGACCAAATGCGCCGACGTGGCCGATTTTCTTAATGCGCCACTCACCCAGACGGTCAAGGCAGTCGCCGTGATGGCTGGTTCCGCCAGGGAGATCGGCCAATTCGTCCTGCTGCTGTTGCGCGGCGACCATGAGCTGAACGAAATCAAGGCGCAAAAACTGATAGGCGAGTTTCGTTTTGCGCGCGACGAAGAGATTGTGGCGGCGCTGGGTTGCAAGCCCGGCTATATTGGACCGGTGGGCTTTAATGGCCGTATCATTGCTGACCGCGCGGTGGCTGTTATGAACAACTTTATTTGCGGCGCCAACGCAGAAGGCTATCACTTGACCGGCGCAAACTTTAGCCGTGACTTGCCGCTACCAGCGGAAATCGCCGATATTCGTAACGTGGTCGCAGGCGACCCATCACCCGATGGCAAAGGCACGCTGGAGCTATGTCGCGGCATCGAAGTCGGTCATATTTTTCAGCTACGCACCAAATATGCCGAAGCGCTCAAATGTACTTTTCTTGACGAGCAGGGCAAGGAACAAATCATGGAAATGGGCTGTTATGGCATCGGCGTTTCACGCATTATCGGCGCGGCGATCGAACAGGGCCACGATGAACGCGGCATTGTTTTCCCGGCGGGCATCGCACCCTTCGCCGTAGTGATTGTGCCCATGGCGTATGGCAAATCGACCATGGTGAAAACGGCAGCTGACGCGCTTTACGCAGAACTCCTCGCGGCAGGTATCGATGTGGTGCTGGATGATCGCGACGAACGCCCCGGCTCGATGTTTGCGGATTGGGAACTCATCGGCGTGCCGCATCGCGTGGTAGTGGGCGAACGCGGCCTGAAAGACGGCAAGCTCGAATACAAAGGCCGTAGCGACGTCGACGCGACGCTGGTGGCGGCAGATGAAATCACCGGATTCTTGCAGCAGAAGCTGTGCGCCTGA
- a CDS encoding glycosyltransferase family 4 protein, which yields MKLAIVRQKYTPFGGAERFVERAIAGLKARHVDVDIIARQWTTPTASTTETPPAGHRVNPFYIGRTWRDWSFARGVQKIIASGEYDLVQSHERIPGCHIYRAGDGVHATWLALRAASRSKIARLTEWLSPWHRYMLRAEAAMFRHPNLGAVICNSYMVRDDVAQRFDIPLEKLPVIYNGVDLEHFHPRLRTEYRATMRTKVGAGDTAPVVLFVGSGFERKGLPSLLDAFALLPSSSAQLWVVGYDKSALAMQHKAEKLGLARRVRFWGPQKDVRPFYGAADIFALPTLYDPFPNAALEALACGLPLITTTSCGAAELVTTANGVVVRAHHPESLAAAINTLCETGRAATMQTAARSSVSALDLTRMAEKLTALYTRILQEKTSR from the coding sequence GTGAAACTCGCCATCGTGCGGCAGAAATACACGCCGTTTGGCGGTGCAGAACGTTTTGTCGAACGGGCGATCGCCGGTTTGAAAGCGCGCCACGTGGATGTCGACATCATTGCAAGACAATGGACAACACCAACTGCATCGACAACTGAAACGCCGCCAGCAGGCCACCGCGTGAACCCTTTTTATATCGGCCGCACCTGGCGCGACTGGAGCTTTGCGCGCGGCGTACAAAAAATTATTGCATCCGGTGAATACGACCTGGTGCAAAGTCACGAGCGGATTCCCGGTTGCCACATTTACCGCGCAGGCGACGGCGTGCATGCCACGTGGCTTGCCTTGCGAGCCGCCTCACGCAGCAAGATAGCTCGCCTCACTGAATGGCTCTCGCCCTGGCATCGCTACATGCTGCGAGCTGAGGCGGCGATGTTCCGTCATCCAAATCTTGGCGCGGTGATTTGCAACTCGTACATGGTGCGTGACGATGTTGCACAGCGCTTTGACATCCCGCTTGAAAAACTGCCGGTGATTTACAACGGTGTCGATCTGGAACACTTTCATCCACGCTTACGTACCGAGTATCGTGCGACGATGCGGACAAAAGTCGGCGCTGGTGATACGGCGCCCGTGGTGCTTTTTGTGGGTTCCGGCTTTGAACGCAAAGGCTTGCCAAGTTTGCTTGACGCGTTTGCGCTACTGCCGTCATCTTCTGCCCAGCTGTGGGTAGTGGGTTACGACAAATCTGCTCTAGCGATGCAGCATAAAGCTGAAAAACTTGGCTTGGCGAGGCGCGTTCGTTTCTGGGGGCCGCAAAAAGATGTTCGCCCCTTTTATGGCGCAGCCGACATCTTTGCGCTGCCCACGCTATACGATCCATTCCCTAATGCGGCGCTCGAAGCCTTGGCGTGTGGCTTGCCGCTGATCACCACCACCAGTTGCGGCGCCGCAGAATTAGTCACAACCGCCAATGGTGTCGTCGTCAGGGCGCATCATCCTGAATCACTCGCTGCGGCAATCAACACACTCTGCGAAACAGGCCGCGCCGCCACCATGCAAACCGCGGCACGTTCAAGTGTCAGTGCGCTTGATCTCACGCGCATGGCAGAAAAATTAACTGCGCTTTACACACGCATCCTGCAAGAAAAAACGTCGCGCTAA
- a CDS encoding RNA pyrophosphohydrolase has translation MLDREGYRPNVGIILTNQRNEVFWGKRIREHFWQFPQGGIDKGETPEQAMFRELYEEVGLMPEHVRIIGRTRSWLRYEVPQHWVRREGQSHYRGQKQIWFLLRLIGRDSDVHLRASARPEFDAWRWSSYWIPLDSVIEFKRGVYEAALNELSHILFRGHVDQHAAQPLSQPSQTPEQKSTGASASQSLTDHAP, from the coding sequence ATGCTCGATCGTGAAGGATATCGCCCAAACGTCGGCATCATTCTGACCAATCAGCGTAATGAGGTTTTTTGGGGCAAGCGTATCCGTGAGCACTTCTGGCAGTTTCCGCAGGGTGGCATCGATAAAGGCGAAACCCCCGAGCAGGCGATGTTTCGGGAATTATACGAGGAGGTGGGCCTCATGCCGGAACATGTGCGGATTATCGGCCGCACTCGCAGCTGGTTGCGTTATGAGGTGCCACAGCACTGGGTTCGCCGCGAAGGACAGAGTCACTATCGCGGCCAGAAGCAGATCTGGTTTTTGTTGCGCTTGATCGGCAGGGATAGCGATGTACACCTGCGCGCCAGTGCGCGGCCGGAGTTTGATGCCTGGCGTTGGAGTTCGTACTGGATTCCGCTGGATAGCGTGATTGAATTCAAGCGTGGCGTGTATGAGGCTGCCTTGAATGAACTTTCTCATATTTTGTTTCGTGGGCACGTCGATCAACACGCCGCCCAGCCATTAAGTCAGCCCAGCCAAACACCTGAGCAGAAAAGCACGGGTGCGTCCGCTAGTCAATCCTTAACGGATCATGCACCGTAA
- a CDS encoding 2Fe-2S iron-sulfur cluster-binding protein has protein sequence MTTRENSASNVAPDVALVVAAAAEPAVEHMIEPVVAPAMRYRVKLKQTNEVYECLPHESMLQGMARLGRRGIPIGCLNGGCGICKVAVVAGAWEKTGLMSRAHVSAEEEARGTVLACRAAPSSDIEIEVLGKMQKAVFKGWP, from the coding sequence ATGACAACACGGGAAAATTCTGCATCGAATGTGGCACCCGATGTGGCGCTTGTTGTGGCGGCCGCAGCCGAGCCCGCTGTGGAACACATGATAGAACCGGTAGTAGCGCCTGCTATGCGCTACCGCGTAAAGCTCAAACAAACGAACGAAGTCTATGAGTGCCTGCCTCACGAAAGTATGCTGCAAGGCATGGCGCGGCTTGGGCGGCGTGGCATACCGATCGGTTGCTTGAATGGTGGTTGCGGTATTTGCAAAGTCGCCGTAGTGGCAGGTGCCTGGGAGAAAACCGGGCTCATGAGTCGGGCACATGTCAGCGCAGAAGAAGAAGCCCGTGGCACGGTGCTGGCTTGCCGTGCCGCCCCGAGTTCGGATATTGAAATTGAAGTACTCGGCAAAATGCAGAAGGCTGTGTTTAAAGGCTGGCCATAG
- a CDS encoding OsmC family protein, with protein sequence MECTVRWHDGMSFIAETGSGHLVAMDGAPDAGGRNLAPRPMELLLAGMGGCTAFDVVLILQRGRHAVSGCTVKLQAERADTDPKVFTRINLHFTVTGKALKPEAVERALKLSAEKYCSASIMLEKTAEISHSFELVEA encoded by the coding sequence ATGGAATGTACAGTACGATGGCACGATGGGATGAGCTTTATTGCCGAAACAGGCAGTGGCCATTTGGTGGCGATGGATGGCGCACCAGATGCCGGTGGACGTAACTTGGCACCACGGCCGATGGAGTTGCTTCTAGCTGGTATGGGTGGCTGCACGGCGTTTGATGTGGTGCTGATTTTGCAGCGTGGGCGGCATGCGGTGAGCGGCTGCACGGTAAAGCTCCAGGCCGAGCGTGCTGACACCGACCCCAAAGTATTCACGCGGATCAATCTGCACTTTACGGTAACAGGCAAAGCCTTAAAACCCGAAGCCGTTGAGCGGGCGCTGAAACTTTCGGCAGAAAAATACTGCTCCGCTTCAATCATGCTGGAAAAAACTGCCGAAATTTCGCACAGCTTTGAATTGGTGGAAGCGTAA
- a CDS encoding lytic transglycosylase domain-containing protein — protein MRLTIALGTLLLTGNVWAGAQQYEPLAASVQAALQASIADHAAPEPQFPSLEEKIDWLTEMSRRLSPRMPDREARLDFLKTVYYEAKRAGLDPQMVLGLIQVESGFRKYAVSSAGARGYMQIMPFWVKLIGSEDSNLFHLRTNLRFGCTILRHYLDLENGDLYRALGRYNGSLGQPEYPNMVRGAWEGRWSWGPRVMQATR, from the coding sequence GTGCGCCTGACGATTGCTCTTGGTACGCTGCTACTTACCGGCAATGTCTGGGCTGGCGCGCAGCAGTACGAACCGCTGGCAGCCAGCGTGCAGGCCGCGCTGCAGGCGTCGATTGCCGACCATGCCGCACCTGAACCGCAGTTTCCCTCACTTGAAGAAAAAATTGACTGGCTCACAGAAATGTCGCGCCGGCTTTCGCCGCGCATGCCGGACCGCGAGGCGCGGCTGGATTTCCTCAAAACCGTATATTACGAAGCCAAGCGCGCCGGGCTCGATCCGCAGATGGTGCTCGGCCTGATCCAGGTAGAAAGTGGCTTCAGAAAATACGCCGTGTCATCGGCGGGCGCCCGCGGCTACATGCAGATCATGCCCTTCTGGGTCAAGCTGATCGGCAGCGAGGATAGCAATCTGTTTCACCTGCGCACGAATCTGCGTTTTGGCTGCACCATCCTGCGCCACTATCTCGATCTCGAAAACGGCGACCTGTACCGCGCCCTGGGCCGCTACAACGGCAGCCTGGGCCAGCCCGAGTATCCGAACATGGTGCGCGGCGCATGGGAAGGGCGCTGGAGTTGGGGGCCAAGGGTGATGCAAGCTACGCGATAA
- a CDS encoding EVE domain-containing protein has product MSRYWLMKSEPSVISIDDVLAMPQQTVDWWGVRNYQARNFMRDQMSVGDGVFFYHSSCPEPGIAGVAEVARQAYPDRTQFDPASPYFDAKATAENPRWMNVDVRIVRKTRLISLDELRAHAELASMRTLQRGNRLSITPVDPAEWKFIIEKLIGTQ; this is encoded by the coding sequence ATGTCGCGCTATTGGTTGATGAAAAGCGAACCTTCAGTGATCAGCATTGATGATGTGCTGGCCATGCCGCAGCAAACGGTTGATTGGTGGGGAGTACGTAACTACCAAGCGCGCAATTTCATGCGCGATCAAATGTCCGTCGGTGACGGGGTTTTTTTCTATCATTCTTCATGTCCCGAACCGGGCATTGCGGGGGTGGCCGAGGTCGCGCGGCAGGCTTATCCTGACCGCACGCAGTTTGATCCTGCAAGCCCTTACTTTGATGCCAAGGCAACCGCTGAAAACCCACGCTGGATGAATGTGGATGTTCGTATCGTGCGGAAAACCCGGTTGATCAGTCTGGATGAGTTGCGCGCTCATGCGGAGCTGGCTTCCATGCGCACGCTGCAACGCGGTAATCGCCTGTCCATCACGCCAGTAGATCCAGCGGAGTGGAAGTTCATCATTGAAAAACTGATAGGTACGCAATGA
- the rfaQ gene encoding putative lipopolysaccharide heptosyltransferase III, translating to MPSDIFSAAAVRRALVIKLRHHGDVLLATPVISTLQRLAPQCEIDALVYRDTAPMLTCHPQLAQLHVIDRQWKKQGVWHQLTAEGRLLAQLRARHYDLIIHLSVHMRGAWLTRLLRPRWSVAPRLSGNSDGSFGDNVGGGFWARSFTHFYPAQSNPDRHTVESNLDSLRALGFTPTATDKRVILVPGAPAEARMDQLMAAHGLTAGHFIHIHPTSRWLFKCWPAERVAALCQLLSSSGWPIVLTAAPDAQELAMIQTILVHRARSAVLNTAPLIDLSGQLSLKELAALTSRAKLFVGVDSAPMHIAAAMGTPTVAIFGPSGDREWGPWQVAQRIVTSSNHVCRPCGRAGCNDSKISECLTTLPVTQVMAACEELL from the coding sequence ATGCCTTCCGACATCTTTTCCGCGGCCGCTGTGCGCCGCGCCTTGGTCATTAAATTACGCCATCACGGCGATGTTTTGTTGGCCACCCCGGTCATCTCCACCCTGCAGCGTCTGGCACCCCAGTGTGAGATTGATGCGCTGGTATATCGCGATACCGCGCCCATGCTCACCTGCCATCCGCAATTGGCTCAACTGCATGTCATCGATCGCCAGTGGAAAAAGCAGGGCGTCTGGCACCAATTGACGGCCGAAGGGCGTTTGTTGGCGCAATTGCGCGCACGGCATTATGATCTGATCATCCATCTCTCAGTGCACATGCGGGGTGCGTGGCTCACGCGGTTGTTGCGTCCGCGCTGGTCCGTTGCGCCACGCTTAAGTGGCAACTCGGATGGCAGCTTCGGTGACAATGTTGGCGGAGGCTTTTGGGCACGCAGCTTTACGCATTTTTACCCTGCACAATCAAACCCCGATCGACATACGGTGGAAAGCAATCTGGATAGCCTGCGCGCCTTGGGTTTCACGCCAACAGCCACAGATAAGCGGGTGATTCTCGTGCCGGGTGCACCCGCAGAAGCCCGCATGGATCAACTCATGGCGGCGCACGGCTTAACGGCCGGGCACTTTATTCATATTCATCCCACGTCACGCTGGCTGTTCAAATGTTGGCCAGCCGAACGCGTCGCCGCATTGTGTCAGCTATTGAGCAGCAGCGGCTGGCCCATTGTTTTAACCGCTGCACCCGATGCGCAAGAGCTCGCCATGATCCAGACGATTCTTGTCCACCGCGCCCGCAGCGCTGTACTAAACACCGCACCGCTGATTGATTTATCCGGCCAGCTTTCATTAAAAGAACTGGCTGCGCTGACCTCGCGCGCCAAGTTGTTTGTGGGTGTCGATTCCGCCCCCATGCATATCGCAGCCGCTATGGGCACGCCCACGGTGGCAATATTCGGCCCCTCCGGTGACCGCGAATGGGGGCCCTGGCAAGTCGCCCAGCGGATCGTTACCTCAAGCAATCACGTTTGCCGCCCGTGTGGTCGGGCGGGTTGTAACGACAGCAAGATCAGCGAATGCCTGACGACCCTGCCCGTAACACAGGTCATGGCTGCGTGCGAGGAATTGCTGTGA
- a CDS encoding cell division protein ZapA, with translation MSETLDIHLLGKDYRVVCAPAERDALVAAVAFLDDKFKHIGSKTPQVSGGARTRSSSERIAVMAALNIAHELLTLKNATPDLFVGLENETIQRRINSIESKLDESLAAARVTRQPLP, from the coding sequence ATGAGCGAAACGCTAGATATTCATTTACTAGGTAAGGATTACCGTGTGGTGTGCGCCCCGGCAGAGCGGGACGCATTGGTTGCTGCGGTGGCGTTTCTTGACGATAAATTCAAGCACATAGGTAGTAAAACCCCGCAGGTATCCGGTGGCGCGCGCACTCGCAGTAGTAGTGAGCGTATTGCGGTCATGGCGGCGTTGAACATTGCGCATGAATTACTCACCTTGAAAAACGCAACACCTGATCTTTTCGTTGGGCTTGAAAATGAAACGATTCAGCGTAGAATAAATTCCATTGAGAGCAAGCTGGATGAATCACTGGCTGCCGCACGGGTCACACGTCAGCCATTGCCCTAG
- a CDS encoding sulfite exporter TauE/SafE family protein, which yields MNWFFAYLALGVAAGFFAGLLGIGGGAVVVPILVMMFAAQGFPDAHLMHLVLGTSMATIIFTSISSMRTHHQHQAVNWSVVKTISPGIILGTLLGAQLAAHVPTRPLAIFFAVFMTYVAAQMIINAKPAPSRDLPGRLGMMGAGLGIGAISALAAVGGGSLTVPFLLWCNVKMHQAIGTSAAVGLPIALAGTLGYMLSGYGASGLPAGSFGFIYLPALAGTVLASAMVAPFGARLAHRLPVAILKKIFASVILLLLAKMLYGLFSR from the coding sequence ATGAACTGGTTCTTTGCTTACCTTGCGCTAGGCGTCGCGGCTGGTTTTTTTGCTGGCTTGTTAGGGATAGGCGGTGGCGCCGTGGTGGTGCCTATCCTTGTCATGATGTTTGCAGCGCAAGGGTTTCCGGATGCGCATTTGATGCACTTGGTGCTCGGCACCTCAATGGCGACCATTATTTTCACGTCGATTTCCAGCATGCGCACGCATCATCAGCATCAGGCGGTGAACTGGTCTGTGGTGAAAACCATCAGCCCCGGCATCATTCTCGGCACGCTGCTGGGCGCGCAACTGGCGGCGCATGTGCCAACCCGTCCGCTGGCTATTTTTTTCGCCGTGTTCATGACCTACGTGGCTGCACAAATGATCATCAATGCCAAACCGGCGCCTTCGCGCGATCTCCCCGGCCGCTTGGGCATGATGGGTGCAGGCTTGGGTATCGGGGCTATTTCCGCGCTGGCGGCAGTGGGTGGCGGCTCGCTGACCGTGCCATTTTTACTGTGGTGCAATGTCAAAATGCACCAAGCCATTGGAACATCGGCAGCTGTTGGCTTGCCCATTGCGCTGGCTGGCACCCTAGGTTACATGCTGTCAGGTTACGGCGCGAGCGGTTTACCGGCGGGCAGCTTTGGCTTTATTTATCTGCCTGCGTTAGCGGGTACGGTGCTGGCCAGTGCGATGGTCGCACCCTTTGGTGCGCGGCTGGCGCACCGGCTGCCGGTGGCAATCCTGAAAAAGATTTTCGCCAGCGTGATCTTGCTGTTGTTGGCAAAAATGCTGTATGGGTTGTTTAGTCGCTAA
- a CDS encoding CNP1-like family protein, producing the protein MNAQRKTSLACLAGALWIVSATALAEKNNGYGLDAGSGIEYVPEETVEWKELEVTLPAAPKSENLREFYVSAVATNHYFIDSSSLAVGSDGIVRYVLVVRTEGGAENVSFEGIRCEEHTWKLYATGGTDGQWRTARISEWRPIENKPVNRYHAVLSQELFCPDGYPIATADEGRRALQLGRYPNVK; encoded by the coding sequence ATGAATGCACAACGCAAAACTTCCCTTGCTTGCTTGGCCGGTGCTTTGTGGATTGTCAGTGCCACGGCACTTGCCGAAAAGAATAATGGCTACGGGCTCGATGCGGGTTCCGGCATTGAGTACGTGCCAGAAGAGACTGTTGAATGGAAGGAGCTGGAAGTAACGCTGCCTGCGGCCCCAAAATCTGAAAACCTGCGGGAGTTTTATGTCAGTGCCGTGGCGACCAATCATTACTTCATCGACAGCAGTTCGCTCGCTGTAGGGAGCGATGGCATCGTGCGTTATGTCCTGGTGGTGCGCACAGAAGGCGGGGCAGAAAATGTCAGCTTTGAGGGCATTCGGTGCGAAGAGCATACCTGGAAGCTCTATGCCACGGGTGGCACTGATGGGCAATGGCGCACTGCGCGAATCAGCGAGTGGCGGCCTATCGAAAACAAGCCGGTGAATCGCTACCATGCGGTGTTAAGCCAAGAATTGTTTTGTCCGGATGGCTATCCCATTGCCACGGCGGATGAAGGCCGTCGCGCTTTGCAGTTAGGCAGGTATCCCAACGTCAAATGA
- the coq7 gene encoding 2-polyprenyl-3-methyl-6-methoxy-1,4-benzoquinone monooxygenase, whose protein sequence is MIDRLIPEIDKVLRTLFAPAPTSRPMPGEDLPEADLSEAEKRHAAALMRINHCGEICAQALYQGQAITSRQPEVKRALAKAAQEETEHLNWTERRIAELGGRKSLLNPLWYAGSLGLGLIAGKLGDAWNLGFLAETERQVEGHLESHKAQLSPQDQKSWVVLEQMKSDEISHAHMAVQHGARELPLPAKMAMKLSSKVMTKTAYYL, encoded by the coding sequence ATGATCGACCGTCTGATTCCCGAGATCGACAAAGTGTTGCGCACGCTGTTTGCGCCTGCGCCCACCAGCCGCCCCATGCCAGGAGAAGACCTGCCTGAAGCCGATTTGAGCGAAGCTGAAAAGCGGCATGCCGCCGCGTTGATGCGCATTAATCATTGTGGTGAAATTTGCGCGCAGGCGTTGTATCAGGGGCAGGCCATCACCTCACGTCAGCCCGAAGTCAAGCGCGCCTTGGCAAAGGCCGCGCAAGAAGAAACCGAGCATCTCAACTGGACGGAGCGGCGCATTGCCGAGCTGGGTGGCAGAAAAAGTCTGCTCAATCCGCTGTGGTATGCCGGCTCACTTGGTCTGGGGCTCATCGCAGGCAAGCTGGGCGACGCCTGGAACCTGGGTTTTCTTGCCGAAACCGAGCGACAAGTTGAAGGTCACCTTGAAAGCCACAAGGCGCAACTGTCGCCGCAAGATCAAAAGTCCTGGGTAGTGCTCGAACAGATGAAATCAGATGAAATCAGCCACGCCCACATGGCCGTTCAGCATGGCGCACGCGAACTGCCTTTGCCCGCCAAGATGGCCATGAAGCTCTCATCCAAAGTGATGACAAAAACCGCTTATTACCTTTGA
- the brnA gene encoding type II toxin-antitoxin system BrnA family antitoxin: MSKQTKQLPKFKNEAAERTFWETRGKDSTEFLDWKKAQRAVLPNLKPSTKTISLRLPQHLLDALKAAANARDVSYQSLIKVWLQEKLHTH; this comes from the coding sequence ATGAGCAAGCAAACTAAACAGCTGCCGAAATTCAAGAACGAAGCGGCAGAGCGCACCTTTTGGGAAACCAGGGGAAAAGACTCGACAGAATTTCTGGACTGGAAGAAAGCCCAGCGTGCCGTGCTGCCAAACCTGAAACCCTCAACGAAGACGATTTCTCTGCGGCTGCCGCAACATCTGCTTGACGCCCTCAAAGCCGCCGCCAACGCCCGCGACGTTTCCTATCAATCGCTGATCAAGGTTTGGCTTCAGGAGAAGCTGCATACGCATTAG
- the yrfG gene encoding GMP/IMP nucleotidase produces MNPLVPWAHIDTVLLDMDGTLLDLHFDNHFWQTHLPQRYAESLDRPHDVVRHELMTRYRQGAGTLDWYSVDFWQNELGLDIMCLKEEVAHLIAVHPHVLTFLSAIRLSGRRIVLATNAHHKSVALKMARTGLTPHFDAIISSHALGAAKEEQAFWQHLNKIEPFDPARTLLVDDSLPVLDSARRYGIAHLVAVKKPDTRQPQKNTADYPAIDDFSQLLPK; encoded by the coding sequence ATGAATCCACTTGTCCCCTGGGCGCACATCGACACCGTGTTGCTCGACATGGATGGCACCTTGCTCGACCTGCATTTTGATAATCATTTTTGGCAGACGCATTTGCCACAACGCTACGCTGAATCGCTTGATCGGCCGCACGATGTGGTGCGCCACGAATTGATGACCCGTTACCGCCAAGGCGCGGGCACGCTCGATTGGTATTCCGTCGATTTCTGGCAAAACGAGCTGGGACTGGACATCATGTGCTTGAAAGAAGAAGTGGCGCATCTGATTGCAGTTCACCCGCATGTGCTCACGTTTCTTTCCGCCATCCGGCTCAGCGGCCGACGCATTGTTCTGGCGACTAACGCACACCATAAAAGCGTGGCGCTGAAAATGGCGCGCACCGGGCTCACCCCGCACTTTGATGCCATTATCAGCTCGCATGCCCTGGGCGCCGCCAAAGAGGAACAAGCGTTCTGGCAACACTTGAACAAAATCGAACCCTTTGACCCTGCGCGTACTTTGCTGGTGGATGATAGTTTGCCTGTACTGGATTCAGCCCGCCGATATGGCATAGCGCATTTAGTTGCGGTTAAAAAACCGGACACGCGACAGCCGCAAAAAAACACAGCAGACTACCCCGCGATTGATGATTTTTCACAATTGCTGCCAAAGTAA